In Heptranchias perlo isolate sHepPer1 chromosome 7, sHepPer1.hap1, whole genome shotgun sequence, a genomic segment contains:
- the fev gene encoding protein FEV, protein MKQAANCGSALNPAGYNLMLNMYLPDTAHDNLLKEGKHGTWGALNPGVQKGSGQIQLWQFLLELLSDSSNANCIAWEGTNGEFKLIDPDEVARRWGERKSKPNMNYDKLSRALRYYYDKNIMTKVHGKRYAYKFDFHGLAQVCQPSATEHALYKFQSNLAHIPFSGIPKLNLVTSNVSPSGFSYWPGSTPTLYPGHGLQPPTHFSPVSTSHLGSISNITSLNNISNHYH, encoded by the exons ATGAAACAAGCAGCAAACTGCGGATCGGCTCTCAACCCCGCCGGATATAATCTGATGTTAAACATGTACCTGCCAG ATACAGCGCACGACAACCTACTGAAGGAAGGGAAGCACGGGACCTGGGGAGCCCTTAACCCCGGAGTGCAGAAAG GCAGTGGACAGATCCAGCTGTGGCAGTTCCTCTTAGAGTTGCTGTCTGACAGCTCCAACGCCAACTGCATCGCCTGGGAAGGGACCAACGGTGAGTTCAAGCTCATCGACCCCGACGAGGTGGCCAGGCggtggggggaaaggaagagcaagCCCAACATGAACTACGACAAGCTGAGCCGGGCGCTGCGCTACTACTACGACAAGAACATCATGACCAAAGTCCACGGCAAGCGCTACGCCTACAAGTTCGACTTCCATGGGCTGGCACAGGTCTGCCAGCCCTCTGCCACCGAGCACGCACTGTACAAATTCCAGAGCAACCTGGCTCACATCCCGTTCTCTGGGATCCCCAAGCTCAACCTCGTGACGTCCAACGTCTCTCCCTCGGGATTCTCCTACTGGCCGGGGTCGACCCCGACCCTTTACCCCGGCCACGGTCTCCAGCCCCCGACCCATTTCAGTCCGGTCAGCACGTCGCACCTTGGCAGCATcagtaacatcaccagcctcaacaACATTAGCAACCACTATCACTGA